From the genome of Geminocystis herdmanii PCC 6308, one region includes:
- a CDS encoding HepT-like ribonuclease domain-containing protein, whose product MKALNNIEKFTNGFSFNAFVEDEKTNFAVIHAIQIIGEATNKIPKEIQNKYSYIPWRSIKGMRNLIAHKYFAVNLKIIWNSIQNDLPILKPVIEDILKNLK is encoded by the coding sequence TTGAAAGCCTTAAATAATATCGAAAAATTTACGAATGGATTTAGCTTCAATGCTTTTGTTGAAGATGAAAAAACTAATTTTGCCGTGATTCACGCCATCCAAATTATTGGAGAAGCTACTAATAAAATACCTAAAGAGATACAAAATAAATATTCTTATATTCCTTGGAGAAGTATAAAGGGAATGCGAAACTTAATTGCTCATAAGTATTTTGCAGTGAATCTTAAAATTATTTGGAATAGCATACAAAATGATTTACCCATTCTCAAACCAGTAATTGAGGATATTCTTAAAAATCTAAAATAA
- a CDS encoding slr1957 family protein: MKHFSDDWIKEWCQDNGWTDLFVERCDYWAFPPHGVIPLPIPKETLIQIKADKGFSPQEKIWLGSAIVFTITAILLTYLLNCPMPLVFAFAFCSIVVGHFEVD, translated from the coding sequence ATGAAACATTTTTCGGATGACTGGATTAAAGAGTGGTGTCAAGACAACGGTTGGACTGATTTGTTTGTAGAACGTTGTGACTATTGGGCATTTCCACCTCACGGGGTGATACCTTTACCCATTCCCAAGGAAACTTTAATTCAAATCAAAGCTGATAAGGGTTTTTCTCCACAGGAAAAAATTTGGCTAGGTAGTGCGATCGTATTTACTATCACAGCGATTCTCTTAACTTATCTTCTTAATTGTCCTATGCCTTTAGTTTTTGCTTTTGCTTTTTGTTCGATCGTGGTTGGTCATTTTGAAGTAGATTGA
- a CDS encoding phycobilisome rod-core linker polypeptide: MAIPLLNYAPNSQNTRVAGFEVGGDEQPRIYNAESLYSASDMDVLIEAAYRQIFFHAFKSDREIALESQLRNKQITVRDFIRGLLLSETFKNSFYDKNSNYRFVQHCIQKVLGREPYSEKEKIAWSIVVVNKGIKGFVDELLNSDEYLENFGYDIVPYQRRRNLPSRELGERPFNISSPRYDAYHRAILGFPQIIWQNQVRRFVPQEKQAKAGDPSLYLSMARSINAKGSPTPRVSALNISLDKVPRR; this comes from the coding sequence TTGGCTATTCCTCTTTTAAATTACGCACCTAACTCTCAAAATACTCGTGTAGCAGGTTTTGAAGTCGGTGGAGATGAACAACCCAGAATCTATAACGCTGAAAGTCTTTATAGTGCATCTGATATGGATGTATTGATCGAAGCGGCTTATCGTCAAATCTTCTTTCATGCTTTCAAATCCGATCGTGAAATAGCCTTAGAATCTCAATTACGCAATAAACAAATTACCGTGCGTGATTTTATTCGTGGTTTATTATTATCCGAAACCTTTAAAAATAGTTTTTACGATAAAAATAGTAACTATCGCTTTGTACAGCACTGTATTCAAAAAGTATTGGGTCGTGAACCTTACAGCGAAAAAGAAAAAATCGCTTGGTCGATCGTGGTTGTAAACAAAGGAATCAAAGGCTTTGTTGATGAGTTATTAAACTCTGATGAATACTTAGAAAACTTTGGTTATGACATCGTACCTTACCAACGCCGTCGTAATTTACCTTCCCGTGAATTAGGAGAAAGACCATTTAATATTTCTTCTCCTCGTTACGATGCTTACCATCGTGCTATTCTCGGATTCCCTCAAATTATTTGGCAAAATCAAGTACGTCGTTTCGTACCCCAAGAAAAACAAGCAAAAGCAGGAGATCCTTCTCTATACCTCAGTATGGCGCGTAGTATTAATGCTAAAGGTTCACCAACCCCTCGTGTATCTGCGTTAAATATTAGTTTAGATAAAGTACCTCGTCGTTAA
- the lpxC gene encoding UDP-3-O-acyl-N-acetylglucosamine deacetylase, translated as MFTPFELSGIGLHSGVKTTVKVSPAQKGKGRYFVRVDLPDKPIIPASIESIATTTLSTELSNGEAKIRTVEHLLASLIGCGIEDAEISIDGCEVPLLDGSAQEWVNHLDYQSENPFQAVTETIEEEIWVRKGDAFCAVIPSPEMKFSCGVDYPYAVLQNQWYSWYPQRENFVSSIAPARTFGFADQIKQLQEAGLIKGGSLENALVCDHSGWLNPPLRFENEAVRHKLLDFIGDLSLLGKIPRAHYLAYKASHQLHTELAKKIHKVIS; from the coding sequence ATGTTCACACCTTTTGAATTATCTGGTATTGGTCTTCATTCTGGCGTTAAAACTACCGTTAAAGTTTCCCCTGCTCAAAAAGGGAAAGGACGTTATTTTGTCAGGGTGGATTTACCAGATAAACCCATTATTCCAGCCTCGATCGAATCTATTGCGACTACAACTTTATCCACAGAATTGAGCAACGGGGAAGCAAAAATTAGGACAGTAGAACACTTATTAGCCAGTTTAATCGGTTGCGGTATTGAAGATGCCGAAATTTCCATCGATGGTTGTGAAGTTCCTTTGTTAGATGGTTCAGCCCAAGAGTGGGTAAATCATCTCGACTATCAATCAGAAAATCCCTTTCAAGCAGTAACCGAAACCATAGAAGAAGAAATTTGGGTAAGAAAAGGGGATGCTTTTTGTGCCGTGATACCTTCCCCTGAAATGAAGTTTAGTTGCGGTGTGGATTATCCCTATGCCGTTCTCCAAAATCAATGGTATAGTTGGTATCCTCAACGAGAAAATTTTGTAAGCTCGATCGCCCCTGCCCGTACTTTTGGCTTTGCCGATCAAATAAAACAACTCCAAGAAGCAGGATTAATCAAAGGAGGAAGCCTTGAAAATGCCCTAGTGTGTGATCATAGCGGTTGGTTAAATCCTCCCCTCAGATTTGAAAACGAAGCTGTTAGGCATAAACTCTTAGATTTTATCGGTGACTTGAGTTTATTGGGCAAAATACCACGGGCGCACTATTTAGCCTATAAAGCCAGTCATCAACTCCATACAGAATTAGCAAAAAAAATTCATAAGGTAATAAGTTGA
- a CDS encoding HlyD family efflux transporter periplasmic adaptor subunit, which produces MVNNNGKTVNIDPLLQSPENSLNGNQKNSDTAINLDISEFEKDVILKPSPIWSRTMIWSIMGVTVFAIVWAAIAKIEQVVTAQGQLKPKATVKEVQAPLNGVVREVNVEDGQKIQKGDSLLVFDSEATEAELESLQKIRNSLIQENKFYRTLINANITPEQIQRSITELKLPAEIEALALNRAELVAENKLYQIQLAEGNHNIGSLRADEASRLQAAFAELNSRSSAAKLEADQIEKQLTQNRVKLQDTQKQLLNDRRVLQEIEFRNKQSIKEAEESLRIDQEILESIQPLSEEGALASIQIERQKQQVQDKRRDLVDRKSNGIIEFENQKQQIETRLAEIEQLKEEESRLRVTINQAQQQFENTIAVTEKDVRDRMAVNSQRIAELDSQINKVIVDNEKRISELTSQISSANQTIKYQELKAPVSGTVFDLKAGKGFVPKSGQSEALLKIVPDPGPDNPLIAEVYVTNQDIGFVQVGQITDVRIDSFPYSEFGDIKGKVFFVGSDALEPDQIYNFYRFPVKVELDAQELVIRGEPVVLQSGMSISVNIKVKENRTVLSLFTELFTKKVESLKQVR; this is translated from the coding sequence ATGGTTAATAACAACGGCAAGACAGTAAATATAGACCCATTATTACAATCTCCTGAAAATTCTCTCAATGGTAATCAGAAAAATTCTGATACAGCTATTAACTTAGATATTTCTGAATTTGAAAAGGATGTCATTCTTAAACCTTCTCCTATTTGGTCAAGAACGATGATCTGGAGTATTATGGGGGTGACGGTATTTGCTATCGTTTGGGCGGCCATTGCCAAAATAGAGCAAGTTGTAACGGCTCAAGGACAACTAAAACCGAAAGCTACAGTTAAAGAAGTTCAAGCGCCATTAAATGGTGTTGTCAGAGAAGTTAATGTGGAAGATGGACAAAAAATTCAAAAAGGTGATTCATTGTTAGTTTTTGATTCGGAAGCTACAGAAGCGGAATTAGAATCTCTCCAAAAAATCAGAAATTCTTTAATACAAGAAAATAAATTTTATCGTACTCTGATTAATGCTAATATCACCCCAGAACAAATACAACGATCGATCACAGAATTAAAATTACCTGCTGAAATAGAAGCATTAGCTTTAAATCGAGCGGAATTGGTGGCAGAAAACAAACTATATCAAATACAGTTAGCCGAAGGAAATCATAACATCGGTAGCTTGAGAGCTGATGAAGCGTCTCGATTACAAGCCGCCTTTGCGGAGTTAAATTCTCGATCGAGTGCGGCTAAACTAGAAGCTGATCAAATTGAAAAACAACTGACTCAAAATCGAGTTAAATTACAGGATACTCAAAAACAATTATTGAACGATCGACGAGTACTTCAAGAAATCGAGTTTCGTAATAAACAATCCATCAAAGAAGCCGAAGAAAGTTTGCGTATTGATCAAGAAATTTTAGAGAGTATTCAACCTTTATCAGAAGAAGGTGCTTTAGCCAGTATTCAAATTGAAAGACAAAAACAACAGGTACAAGATAAAAGACGAGATTTGGTCGATCGAAAATCTAACGGTATCATTGAATTTGAAAATCAAAAACAGCAAATAGAAACCCGTTTAGCAGAAATTGAGCAACTCAAAGAAGAAGAATCTCGTTTGCGTGTCACCATTAATCAAGCGCAACAACAATTTGAAAACACCATCGCCGTTACAGAAAAAGATGTGCGCGATCGTATGGCAGTCAATAGCCAAAGAATAGCCGAATTAGACAGTCAAATCAATAAAGTGATTGTGGATAACGAAAAGCGTATTTCTGAACTTACCAGTCAAATCAGTAGCGCGAACCAAACCATTAAATATCAAGAATTAAAAGCTCCCGTATCAGGTACAGTTTTTGACTTAAAAGCTGGAAAAGGTTTCGTGCCTAAAAGTGGACAATCGGAAGCACTGTTAAAAATTGTACCCGATCCCGGTCCTGATAATCCCCTCATTGCAGAAGTTTATGTTACTAACCAAGATATAGGTTTTGTGCAAGTAGGACAAATTACCGATGTTCGTATCGATTCCTTCCCCTATAGTGAATTTGGAGACATCAAAGGAAAAGTATTTTTTGTCGGCTCAGATGCCCTCGAACCCGATCAAATTTATAACTTTTATCGTTTTCCTGTCAAAGTAGAATTAGATGCCCAAGAATTAGTCATCAGGGGTGAGCCTGTGGTTTTACAATCGGGGATGTCCATCAGTGTTAACATCAAAGTAAAAGAAAATCGTACAGTACTAAGTCTATTTACAGAACTATTCACCAAGAAAGTGGAAAGTCTCAAACAAGTAAGATAA
- the coaBC gene encoding bifunctional phosphopantothenoylcysteine decarboxylase/phosphopantothenate--cysteine ligase CoaBC, which yields MTNHSHPLTGKNILVGVGGGIAAYKVCEVVSHLFQLGANLEVILTESAQKFVTPLTFSTLARKPASVDGDFWQPVYERPLHITLGEWADLMVIAPLTANTLGKLVHGLADNLLTNTVLASTCPIIVAPAMNTEMWLQKSVEDNWQKLAQDSRYHLLHTNTGLLACDRIGKGRMAEAKEILSSIESIIVSKGKRDLVGKNILISAGNTREYIDPVRFMGNPATGKMGIALANACYYRGGNVTLVAGNINPELLQLLPPVQIIPVTTAQEMESAMVSNFPQADITYMAAAVADVKPRHYASQKLSKKSLPSSLELEQVNDIVAKLGEMKQSSQKLIGFAAQTGDIITPGKEKLQRKNLDAIVANPIDKDNAGFATDTNEGVWLDRQGEQIMFDRTTKLTLAHKIIDFSLFYLIPNT from the coding sequence ATGACGAATCATAGTCATCCGTTGACAGGAAAAAACATTTTAGTTGGTGTGGGAGGTGGTATCGCCGCTTATAAGGTGTGCGAAGTCGTCTCCCATTTGTTTCAACTGGGGGCAAATTTGGAGGTTATTCTCACGGAATCAGCTCAAAAATTTGTCACTCCTTTAACTTTTTCTACTTTAGCTCGAAAACCTGCTTCTGTCGATGGAGATTTTTGGCAACCTGTCTATGAGCGTCCGTTACATATTACCCTAGGAGAATGGGCGGATTTAATGGTTATTGCACCTTTAACCGCTAATACTTTAGGTAAATTAGTCCATGGTTTAGCTGATAATCTATTGACTAACACGGTTTTGGCTTCTACTTGTCCGATTATAGTCGCCCCTGCCATGAATACGGAAATGTGGTTACAAAAGTCTGTGGAGGATAATTGGCAAAAATTGGCTCAAGATAGCCGTTATCATCTTTTACATACTAACACGGGTTTATTGGCGTGCGATCGAATCGGTAAGGGCAGAATGGCAGAGGCAAAGGAAATTTTAAGCTCGATCGAGTCTATTATTGTCAGTAAAGGAAAACGGGATTTAGTGGGCAAAAATATTTTAATTAGTGCTGGAAACACAAGGGAATACATTGATCCTGTTAGGTTTATGGGCAATCCTGCCACGGGGAAAATGGGCATAGCCTTAGCCAACGCCTGTTATTATCGAGGAGGAAATGTTACGTTAGTGGCAGGAAATATCAACCCCGAATTGTTACAACTGTTGCCTCCTGTGCAAATTATTCCTGTTACCACCGCCCAAGAAATGGAATCGGCAATGGTGAGTAATTTTCCTCAAGCGGATATAACTTATATGGCGGCAGCAGTTGCGGATGTGAAACCCCGACATTATGCTTCCCAGAAATTGAGTAAAAAATCTTTACCCTCTAGCCTTGAATTAGAGCAAGTTAATGATATTGTGGCTAAATTAGGGGAAATGAAGCAGTCAAGTCAAAAATTAATCGGATTTGCCGCTCAAACGGGAGATATTATCACCCCTGGGAAGGAAAAATTGCAACGGAAAAATTTAGATGCCATAGTTGCTAATCCGATAGATAAAGATAACGCAGGGTTTGCTACAGATACTAATGAAGGAGTATGGCTCGATCGTCAAGGAGAACAAATTATGTTCGATCGTACCACTAAATTAACCTTAGCTCATAAAATTATCGATTTTTCACTTTTTTACCTAATACCTAATACCTAA
- the isiD gene encoding protein IsiD, with product MTTVTLKEEDYSKITAEEVAEIAARLELDDYNTPFDGLQDWHLLRAIAFHREDLVEPYFYLLDIEGYDES from the coding sequence ATGACAACTGTAACTTTAAAAGAAGAAGACTATTCTAAAATCACGGCGGAGGAGGTGGCTGAAATTGCCGCTAGACTTGAGCTAGATGACTATAATACACCTTTTGATGGTTTACAAGATTGGCATTTATTACGCGCCATCGCATTCCATCGGGAAGATTTAGTCGAGCCTTATTTCTATCTTTTAGATATTGAGGGTTATGACGAATCATAG
- a CDS encoding molybdenum cofactor biosynthesis protein MoaE, with protein MTLFTNFKITFAPLSLSQVYQLADNAGNGAIVLMSGTVRNKTEGKPVKYLEYQAYEPMAIKIFQDISHQIKEQWQDVNSVIIHHRIGKLNIGDISVLVAVGCPHRGEAFSACGYGIDTLKHNAPIWKKEHFEDGVSSWVSIGMCEQLKMNNC; from the coding sequence ATGACTTTATTTACTAATTTTAAGATTACTTTTGCACCCCTTTCCTTATCTCAAGTGTATCAACTAGCAGATAATGCTGGTAATGGTGCGATCGTGCTTATGAGTGGTACAGTAAGAAATAAAACCGAGGGGAAACCTGTTAAATATTTAGAATATCAGGCTTACGAACCTATGGCGATAAAAATTTTTCAAGATATTAGCCATCAAATTAAAGAACAATGGCAAGATGTGAATAGTGTTATCATCCATCATCGTATCGGCAAATTAAATATAGGTGATATTAGTGTCTTAGTTGCCGTAGGATGTCCTCATCGTGGAGAAGCCTTTAGTGCTTGTGGTTATGGCATTGATACCTTAAAGCATAATGCTCCTATTTGGAAAAAAGAACATTTTGAAGACGGAGTTAGTAGTTGGGTTAGTATCGGAATGTGTGAACAATTAAAGATGAATAATTGTTGA
- the pyrE gene encoding orotate phosphoribosyltransferase produces MENNNTILKQELLDLIVKYAYQEGDFTLSSGQKSNFYLNCKQVTLRAEGALLVGKLIFSLLSDNTTAVAGLTLGADPMVTAVSLVSALENKPIPALIVRKEAKGHGTQAYIEGVSLPSGANVVVLEDVVTTGKSAMLAVERLRDASYQVNKIISLIDRQAGGSEFYQSQGLEFESLFTLEEIRNN; encoded by the coding sequence ATGGAAAATAATAACACTATTTTAAAACAAGAATTATTAGATTTAATCGTTAAATATGCTTATCAAGAAGGGGATTTCACTCTTTCTTCGGGACAAAAAAGTAATTTTTATCTTAATTGTAAACAGGTGACTTTAAGGGCAGAAGGTGCTTTATTAGTAGGTAAATTAATCTTTTCTCTCTTGAGTGATAATACTACTGCCGTAGCTGGTTTAACTTTGGGAGCTGATCCGATGGTTACAGCTGTAAGTTTAGTGTCTGCTTTAGAAAATAAGCCTATTCCAGCATTAATTGTGCGTAAAGAGGCAAAAGGACATGGTACACAGGCTTATATTGAAGGGGTTAGTTTGCCTTCTGGTGCTAATGTGGTTGTTTTAGAAGATGTGGTAACAACAGGAAAATCTGCTATGTTGGCTGTAGAAAGATTAAGGGATGCCAGTTATCAGGTTAACAAAATTATATCTTTGATCGATCGACAAGCAGGAGGTAGTGAATTTTATCAATCTCAAGGGTTAGAATTTGAGAGTCTTTTTACTTTAGAAGAGATTAGAAATAATTAG
- a CDS encoding tetratricopeptide repeat protein, with product MDWTTPLKAQQQDFCSRLDLGNLLHCQESYLHSEMVVINEDSIEKIKVESILESEEIANKYNLTYPLKEILEIVFYRKLGMEAFLLKFGHLTWLDNHKYYEDYEASLVNSHFLVKQATNNKILIKTYSGNFKKIRYSVSAQEIEHNNLIIYTISPEKFRVNLKEYVIIFLGFIPVESLPRFNDKLDINLADFLYIGGLNFYLQNILPTDYYLLKLAKSYLKKGSYAESILLYNKSIFNNPTQSKNYFLRGISKYKLGDIQGALTDFSQTITLNDQDSLAYHWAGYLHQQLGNYPEALMEYSQEIKINPLNYFAYFNRGIIHTKLTKFIKALEDYTMAIQINHSLFQGFYNRAIIYYQLGDKDSSIEDYLKAIKIQPNLPQAYYNLGIIYQQLGEYKQAFNSYQLAIKANDKYLKSYYNLAILQADLGYYKESINTYQIISEIDPYFIPAIQNHHSLSSLLEKEGSILDDNEILSSLTQNPEVIGINSKGKNNSDLDKYCFNVPDSKQTHSF from the coding sequence ATGGATTGGACAACACCATTAAAGGCACAACAACAAGATTTTTGTTCCCGTCTTGATTTGGGAAATTTGTTACATTGTCAAGAAAGTTATCTTCATAGTGAAATGGTGGTTATTAATGAAGATTCGATCGAAAAAATTAAGGTTGAATCTATTTTAGAATCCGAAGAAATTGCCAATAAATATAATTTAACTTACCCTTTAAAAGAAATATTAGAAATAGTTTTTTATCGAAAATTAGGTATGGAGGCTTTTTTATTAAAATTTGGTCATTTAACTTGGTTAGATAATCATAAATATTATGAAGATTATGAAGCGAGTTTGGTTAATAGCCATTTTTTGGTGAAACAGGCAACAAATAATAAAATTTTAATTAAAACTTATTCAGGAAATTTTAAGAAGATAAGATATAGTGTATCTGCACAAGAAATCGAACATAATAATTTAATTATTTATACAATTTCTCCAGAGAAATTTAGAGTTAATTTAAAAGAATATGTTATTATTTTTTTAGGATTTATTCCTGTGGAATCATTACCAAGATTCAATGATAAACTAGATATTAATTTAGCAGACTTTTTATATATAGGTGGACTCAATTTTTATTTACAAAACATTTTACCTACTGATTATTATCTCTTAAAACTAGCTAAATCTTATCTCAAAAAAGGTAGTTATGCTGAGTCAATACTGTTATATAATAAATCAATTTTTAATAATCCTACTCAATCAAAAAATTATTTTTTACGAGGTATTTCTAAATATAAATTAGGCGATATTCAAGGTGCTTTAACAGATTTTTCTCAAACTATTACGTTAAACGATCAAGATTCTTTAGCTTATCATTGGGCTGGATATTTACATCAACAATTAGGTAATTATCCAGAGGCTTTAATGGAATATTCTCAAGAAATTAAAATTAATCCTTTAAATTATTTTGCTTATTTTAATCGAGGCATTATTCATACTAAATTAACTAAATTTATTAAGGCTTTGGAAGATTATACTATGGCGATTCAAATTAATCATAGTTTGTTTCAAGGTTTTTATAATCGGGCTATTATATATTATCAATTAGGAGATAAGGACAGTTCGATCGAAGATTATCTTAAAGCGATAAAAATACAACCAAATTTACCACAGGCTTATTATAATTTAGGCATTATATATCAACAATTAGGAGAATATAAACAAGCCTTTAACAGTTATCAATTGGCAATAAAAGCTAATGATAAATATTTAAAATCTTATTATAATTTAGCAATTTTACAAGCTGATTTAGGTTACTATAAAGAATCGATTAATACCTATCAAATTATTTCAGAAATTGATCCTTATTTTATTCCAGCAATTCAAAATCATCACTCTTTATCTTCATTATTAGAAAAAGAGGGAAGTATTCTTGATGATAATGAAATTTTATCTTCCTTGACACAAAATCCTGAAGTTATTGGTATAAATAGTAAAGGAAAAAATAACAGTGATTTGGACAAATATTGTTTTAATGTACCTGATAGTAAACAAACTCATTCTTTTTAA